In a genomic window of Oncorhynchus kisutch isolate 150728-3 linkage group LG9, Okis_V2, whole genome shotgun sequence:
- the LOC109896286 gene encoding myosin-binding protein C, slow-type isoform X12: MPEPTKKDETPNGEKESVATDSSEAPMPTPEISLEVSPPPPDKDDDATTNIPSPPPPPEDANTAKKLSIELPMWSLGEGQAPEDLDKPVDTPPLSSLLIERPQGGSITVGGDISFVAKVEAQDLLRKPTIKWFKGKWMDLASKTGKHLQLKETFDRRTKIHTFEMHIIKAKDNYAGNYRCEVTYKDKFDSCSFDLEVKELEQSQSVDIRSAFKRSSEGHEDAGDLDFSGLLKHRNQREPKQDETPEVDVWEILKSARPDQYEKIAFEYGITDLRGLLKRLKKTKKEEKKSEAFAKKLDPAYQADKGGKIRLVVDLADPTVELKWYKNGQEIRPTPNQRKFIFEQKGTQRILVINNCGLNDDAAYSVAAGEEKCTTELFVKELPVKITKEIEAVKTTVNERIELECEVSEVGAQVKWCKNGVEVSTGPRSRYRVKSDGLKHWLIIDDASKEDTGTFSLMASGGTSEAKVQVELKPLKIIQDLQDMTVLLGQPLKMHCEIFPGNVPGRWYRNGQLIQSNDRINILQRAKNHRLEIVNSTLHDAGDYTFVPEGYSQSLCAKIHIVDPPRVHLESLNFPDNTVTIVAGNKLRVEIPISGEPAPRVVWMKGERVILDSGHRVRAETFPDHTSLTIDIAEKEDTGNYKIVLQNEAGEAGASVKVKVVDIPDPPEVPLVTEVGGDWCSMTWEPPIYDGGSPILGYFIERKKKQSSRWMRLNFDLNKETTFEPKKMIEGVPYEVRVFAVNAIGVSKPSEPSKAFVPLAVTSEPTMLVVDDVTDTTVTMKWRPPDTIGAAGLDGYLVEYCIEGTDDWRVTNKELTEKTKYTITGLPPEAKILVRVRAINAAGASTPRTLQHSILVKEVIEPPKIRIPRHLKQTYTRKVGEAVNLVIPFMGKPRPKVSWLKEGQTVDPTQVTIRNTDCDSIIFIRKAERKHSGKYDMKVEVENHVDTAIVDIQIVDLPGPPQCVKIDEVWGGNVALDWTPPKDNGNAAITGYTIQKADKKTMEWYTCIEHYHRTCITITELVVGNEYYFRIYSENMVGLSEGATQTKDSALIVKEGMQLKNPEYIDHDFKEPPKFTQPLINTFAIAGYNATLNCSVRANPRPKVIWMKNKIAIIDDPRYRMFSNQGVCTLEIRKPSPYDGGMYSCKAINDLGDALVECKLEVKGGFTFSELMQRGVPLHLIDKYMSETKAVEQPEK; the protein is encoded by the exons ATGCCAGAGCCCACAAAAAAAG ATGAGACACCCAATGGTGAAAAAG AGAGTGTTGCCACAGACAGTAGTGAGGCGCCAATGCCCACACCTGAGATATCCCTCGAGGTCTCACCTCCACCCCCAG ATAAAGATGATGACGCTACAACCAACATCCCATCACCACCGCCCCCACCAG AGGATGCCAATACAGCCAAGAAACTGTCTATTGAGCTGCCTA TGTGGTCTCTGGGAGAGGGACAGGCTCCAGAGGACCTTGACAAGCCCGTAGACACCCCACCGCTGTCCAGCCTGCTCATAGAAAGACCCCAGGGCGGATCCATCACTGTGG GTGGAGACATCTCCTTTGTTGCCAAGGTGGAGGCCCAAGACCTGCTCCGTAAACCCACCATCAAGTGGTTCAAAGGGAAATGGATGGACCTGGCCAGCAAGACCGGAAAGCACTTGCAACTGAAAGAAACCTTTGACCGACGCACCAAG ATTCACACATTTGAGATGCATATCATCAAGGCCAAAGACAACTATGCTGGAAACTACAGGTGTGAGGTCACCTACAAGGACAAATTTGACAGCTGCTCTTTTGACCTGGAAGTGAAAG AACTGGAACAGTCACAGAGTGTTGATATTCGATCAGCTTTCAAAAGAAG cagtGAAGGACACGAGGATGCAGGGGATCTTGACTTTAGTGGTCTTCTTAAACATAG AAACCAAAG GGAGCCCAAGCAGGATGAGACCCCCGAAGTGGACGTGTGGGAGATCCTGAAATCGGCCAGGCCAGACCAGTACGAGAAAATCGCCTTTGAGTACGGCATAACAGACCTGCGGGGTCTGCTCAAGAGGTTGAAGAAGAccaagaaagaggagaagaagagtgaaG CTTTTGCCAAGAAGTTGGATCCAGCATACCAGGCTGACAAAGGAGGGAAGATCCGCTTAGTGGTGGATCTTGCAGACCCCACAGTAGAGCTGAAATGGTACAAGAACGGCCAGGAGATCCGTCCAACTCCAAA TCAAAGGAA GTTTATCTTTGAGCAAAAGGGCACGCAGCGGATCCTGGTCATCAACAACTGCGGCCTGAATGATGATGCTGCTTATTCCGTAGCTGCGGGAGAAGAGAAGTGCACCACAGAGCTGTTTGTCAAAG AGTTACCAGTGAAGATTACTAAAGAGATTGAGGCGGTGAAAACGACAGTGAACGAGAGGATTGAGTTGGAGTGTGAAGTGTCTGAAGTAGGAGCTCAAGTAAAATG GTGTAAGAATGGCGTGGAGGTATCGACCGGGCCCCGGTCACGCTACCGTGTCAAATCTGACGGGCTGAAACACTGGCTAATCATTGACGATGCCTCAAAGGAGGACACTGGAACCTTCTCCCTAATGGCCTCTGGGGGCACCTCTGAAGCCAAAGTCCAGGTTGAAT TGAAGCCACTGAAGATTATTCAGGATTTGCAGGACATGACAGTGCTTTTGGGCCAGCCACTGAAGATGCACTGTGAGATCTTCCCTGGGAATGTTCCAGGTCGCTGGTACAGGAACGGACAATTGATCCAGTCCAACGACCGCATCAACATCCTGCAAAGAGCCAA GAACCACCGATTAGAAATTGTGAACAGCACCCTTCACGATGCCGGGGATTATACCTTTGTGCCAGAGGGATACTCTCAGAGCCTCTGTGCCAAAATTCATATCGTTG ATCCTCCCAGGGTGCACCTGGAGAGCTTGAACTTCCCTGACAACACAGTGACCATTGTGGCAGGAAATAAACTCCGTGTGGAGATTCCCATCAGTGGAGAACCAGCACCCAGAGTGGtgtggatgaagggagagagg GTAATCCTTGACTCTGGCCACCGTGTGCGAGCTGAAACCTTTCCGGATCACACCAGTCTTACCATCGACATCGCAGAGAAGGAAGACACAGGAAACTACAAGATAGTCCTGCAGAATGAGGCTGGGGAAGCAGGGGCTAGTGTCAAAGTCAAGGTGGTGGATATCCCAGACCCTCCTGAAGTTCCCCTAGTCACGGAGGTGGGAGGAGACTGGTGCTCTATGACATGGGAACCCCCGATCTATGACGGAGGCTCACCCATCTTAG GCTACTTCATCGAAAGGAAGAAGAAGCAGAGTTCCAGATGGATGAGGCTGAACTTTGACCTGAACAAAGAGACCACATTTGAGCCTAAAAAGATGATTGAGGGTGTCCCATACGAGGTGCGCGTCTTTGCTGTGAATGCCATCGGCGTGTCCAAACCCAGCGAGCCATCCAAAGCCTTTGTGCCCCTGG cTGTGACCAGCGAGCCCACCATGCTGGTGGTGGATGATGTCACAGACACCACGGTGACCATGAAGTGGCGTCCCCCAGACACCATTGGAGCTGCAGGCTTAGACGGCTACCTGGTGGAGTATTGCATCGAAGGAA CTGATGACTGGAGAGTAACCAATAAGGAGCTGACAGAGAAGACTAAGTACACCATCACTGGTCTCCCTCCAGAGGCTAAGATCCTGGTAAGGGTAAGGGCCATCAATGCTGCCGGCGCCAGCACTCCCAGAACACTTCAGCACTCTATCCTGGTCAAAGAGGTCATCG AACCACCTAAGATCCGCATCCCCCGTCACTTGAAACAGACGTACACTCGTAAAGTCGGAGAAGCCGTCAATCTCGTTATTCCATTCATG GGAAAGCCCAGGCCAAAGGTGAGCTGGCTGAAGGAGGGTCAGACGGTGGACCCCACGCAGGTCACTATCCGCAACACAGACTGTGACAGCATCATCTTCATCCGCAAAGCAGAGAGGAAGCACTCTGGGAAGTACGATAtgaaggtggaggtggagaacCACGTGGACACGGCCATCGTAGACATCCAGATAGTAG ACCTCCCAGGGCCTCCACAGTGTGTGAAGATAGATGAGGTCTGGGGGGGGAACGTGGCTCTGGACTGGACCCCTCCAAAGGACAATGGCAACGCCGCCATTACAGGCTACACCATCCAGAAAGCAGACAAGAAGACCATG GAGTGGTACACGTGTATTGAGCACTACCACCGCACCTGCATCACCATCACCGAGCTGGTGGTGGGGAATGAGTACTACTTCAGAATCTACTCTGAGAACATGGTGGGTCTGAGCGAGGGTGCCACCCAGACCAAGGACAGCGCCCTCATTGTTAAAGAAG GCATGCAACTGAAGAACCCCGAGTACATCGACCACGACTTCAAAGAGCCTCCCAAGTTCACCCAGCCCCTCATCAACACCTTTGCCATCGCTGGTTACAATGCCACCCTCAACTGCAGCGTCCGTGCCAACCCACGG CCCAAAGTGATTTGGATGAAGAATAAGATAGCCATCATTGACGACCCGCGCTACCGCATGTTTAGCAACCAAGGGGTCTGCACCCTGGAGATCCGGAAACCCAGTCCCTACGACGGGGGCATGTACTCCTGCAAGGCCATTAATGACCTGGGTGATGCACTAGTGGAGTGTAAGCTGGAGGTTAAAG gGGGCTTTACCTTCTCTGAGCTCATGCAGCGTGGAGTGCCTTTACACCTGATCGATAAGTACATGAGCGAGACCAAGgccgtggagcagccagagaagtAG
- the LOC109896286 gene encoding myosin-binding protein C, slow-type isoform X4 — translation MPEPTKKDETPNGEKESVATDSSEAPMPTPEISLEVSPPPPEQPVETEGKDPQPIEVIKPVQPEPVENGSKEPEPEAVVVGAKEQVESVNSEVKEEAPSPCSPPLPATVKEEAEPVVTEVNQPPEPVVTVVTPPPPPEPVVTDVTQPPEPVVTVVTPPPPPHPEPVVTEVTQLPEPVVTVVTPQPQPVVTLVTPPPPPPPEPVVTVQVTPPPPPADKDDDATTNIPSPPPPPEDANTAKKLSIELPNDSVHVSAMGRKDSVWSLGEGQAPEDLDKPVDTPPLSSLLIERPQGGSITVGGDISFVAKVEAQDLLRKPTIKWFKGKWMDLASKTGKHLQLKETFDRRTKIHTFEMHIIKAKDNYAGNYRCEVTYKDKFDSCSFDLEVKELEQSQSVDIRSAFKRSSEGHEDAGDLDFSGLLKHREPKQDETPEVDVWEILKSARPDQYEKIAFEYGITDLRGLLKRLKKTKKEEKKSEAFAKKLDPAYQADKGGKIRLVVDLADPTVELKWYKNGQEIRPTPKFIFEQKGTQRILVINNCGLNDDAAYSVAAGEEKCTTELFVKELPVKITKEIEAVKTTVNERIELECEVSEVGAQVKWCKNGVEVSTGPRSRYRVKSDGLKHWLIIDDASKEDTGTFSLMASGGTSEAKVQVELKPLKIIQDLQDMTVLLGQPLKMHCEIFPGNVPGRWYRNGQLIQSNDRINILQRAKNHRLEIVNSTLHDAGDYTFVPEGYSQSLCAKIHIVDPPRVHLESLNFPDNTVTIVAGNKLRVEIPISGEPAPRVVWMKGERVILDSGHRVRAETFPDHTSLTIDIAEKEDTGNYKIVLQNEAGEAGASVKVKVVDIPDPPEVPLVTEVGGDWCSMTWEPPIYDGGSPILGYFIERKKKQSSRWMRLNFDLNKETTFEPKKMIEGVPYEVRVFAVNAIGVSKPSEPSKAFVPLAVTSEPTMLVVDDVTDTTVTMKWRPPDTIGAAGLDGYLVEYCIEGTDDWRVTNKELTEKTKYTITGLPPEAKILVRVRAINAAGASTPRTLQHSILVKEVIEPPKIRIPRHLKQTYTRKVGEAVNLVIPFMGKPRPKVSWLKEGQTVDPTQVTIRNTDCDSIIFIRKAERKHSGKYDMKVEVENHVDTAIVDIQIVDLPGPPQCVKIDEVWGGNVALDWTPPKDNGNAAITGYTIQKADKKTMEWYTCIEHYHRTCITITELVVGNEYYFRIYSENMVGLSEGATQTKDSALIVKEGMQLKNPEYIDHDFKEPPKFTQPLINTFAIAGYNATLNCSVRANPRPKVIWMKNKIAIIDDPRYRMFSNQGVCTLEIRKPSPYDGGMYSCKAINDLGDALVECKLEVKGGFTFSELMQRGVPLHLIDKYMSETKAVEQPEK, via the exons ATGCCAGAGCCCACAAAAAAAG ATGAGACACCCAATGGTGAAAAAG AGAGTGTTGCCACAGACAGTAGTGAGGCGCCAATGCCCACACCTGAGATATCCCTCGAGGTCTCACCTCCACCCCCAG AACAACCGGTAGAGACTGAGGGGAAGGATCCACAGCCCATAGAGGTGATTAAGCCTGTACAGCCAGAACCAGTAGAGAATGGGTCtaaagaaccagaaccagaggCGGTTGTGGTCGGGGCTAAAGAGCAAGTCGAGTCTGTGAACTCCGAAGTAAAGGAGGAGGCCCCGTCCCCTTGCTCACCCCCACTGCCTG CAACCGTGAAGGAGGAAGCAGAGCCAGTTGTTACGGAGGTTAACCAACCGCCAGAGCCTGTTGTTACAGTGGTTACCCCGCCCCCACCTCCAGAACCAGTTGTTACGGATGTTACCCAACCGCCAGAGCCTGTTGTTACAGTGgttaccccaccaccaccaccacatccagAACCAGTTGTTACGGAGGTTACCCAACTGCCAGAGCCTGTTGTTACAGTGGTTaccccacaaccacaaccagTTGTTACATTGgttaccccaccaccacccccacctccaGAACCAGTTGTTACGGTGCAGGTtaccccacccccacctccagCAG ATAAAGATGATGACGCTACAACCAACATCCCATCACCACCGCCCCCACCAG AGGATGCCAATACAGCCAAGAAACTGTCTATTGAGCTGCCTA ATGATAGCGTCCATGTGTCAGCCATGGGGAGAAAAGACTCAG TGTGGTCTCTGGGAGAGGGACAGGCTCCAGAGGACCTTGACAAGCCCGTAGACACCCCACCGCTGTCCAGCCTGCTCATAGAAAGACCCCAGGGCGGATCCATCACTGTGG GTGGAGACATCTCCTTTGTTGCCAAGGTGGAGGCCCAAGACCTGCTCCGTAAACCCACCATCAAGTGGTTCAAAGGGAAATGGATGGACCTGGCCAGCAAGACCGGAAAGCACTTGCAACTGAAAGAAACCTTTGACCGACGCACCAAG ATTCACACATTTGAGATGCATATCATCAAGGCCAAAGACAACTATGCTGGAAACTACAGGTGTGAGGTCACCTACAAGGACAAATTTGACAGCTGCTCTTTTGACCTGGAAGTGAAAG AACTGGAACAGTCACAGAGTGTTGATATTCGATCAGCTTTCAAAAGAAG cagtGAAGGACACGAGGATGCAGGGGATCTTGACTTTAGTGGTCTTCTTAAACATAG GGAGCCCAAGCAGGATGAGACCCCCGAAGTGGACGTGTGGGAGATCCTGAAATCGGCCAGGCCAGACCAGTACGAGAAAATCGCCTTTGAGTACGGCATAACAGACCTGCGGGGTCTGCTCAAGAGGTTGAAGAAGAccaagaaagaggagaagaagagtgaaG CTTTTGCCAAGAAGTTGGATCCAGCATACCAGGCTGACAAAGGAGGGAAGATCCGCTTAGTGGTGGATCTTGCAGACCCCACAGTAGAGCTGAAATGGTACAAGAACGGCCAGGAGATCCGTCCAACTCCAAA GTTTATCTTTGAGCAAAAGGGCACGCAGCGGATCCTGGTCATCAACAACTGCGGCCTGAATGATGATGCTGCTTATTCCGTAGCTGCGGGAGAAGAGAAGTGCACCACAGAGCTGTTTGTCAAAG AGTTACCAGTGAAGATTACTAAAGAGATTGAGGCGGTGAAAACGACAGTGAACGAGAGGATTGAGTTGGAGTGTGAAGTGTCTGAAGTAGGAGCTCAAGTAAAATG GTGTAAGAATGGCGTGGAGGTATCGACCGGGCCCCGGTCACGCTACCGTGTCAAATCTGACGGGCTGAAACACTGGCTAATCATTGACGATGCCTCAAAGGAGGACACTGGAACCTTCTCCCTAATGGCCTCTGGGGGCACCTCTGAAGCCAAAGTCCAGGTTGAAT TGAAGCCACTGAAGATTATTCAGGATTTGCAGGACATGACAGTGCTTTTGGGCCAGCCACTGAAGATGCACTGTGAGATCTTCCCTGGGAATGTTCCAGGTCGCTGGTACAGGAACGGACAATTGATCCAGTCCAACGACCGCATCAACATCCTGCAAAGAGCCAA GAACCACCGATTAGAAATTGTGAACAGCACCCTTCACGATGCCGGGGATTATACCTTTGTGCCAGAGGGATACTCTCAGAGCCTCTGTGCCAAAATTCATATCGTTG ATCCTCCCAGGGTGCACCTGGAGAGCTTGAACTTCCCTGACAACACAGTGACCATTGTGGCAGGAAATAAACTCCGTGTGGAGATTCCCATCAGTGGAGAACCAGCACCCAGAGTGGtgtggatgaagggagagagg GTAATCCTTGACTCTGGCCACCGTGTGCGAGCTGAAACCTTTCCGGATCACACCAGTCTTACCATCGACATCGCAGAGAAGGAAGACACAGGAAACTACAAGATAGTCCTGCAGAATGAGGCTGGGGAAGCAGGGGCTAGTGTCAAAGTCAAGGTGGTGGATATCCCAGACCCTCCTGAAGTTCCCCTAGTCACGGAGGTGGGAGGAGACTGGTGCTCTATGACATGGGAACCCCCGATCTATGACGGAGGCTCACCCATCTTAG GCTACTTCATCGAAAGGAAGAAGAAGCAGAGTTCCAGATGGATGAGGCTGAACTTTGACCTGAACAAAGAGACCACATTTGAGCCTAAAAAGATGATTGAGGGTGTCCCATACGAGGTGCGCGTCTTTGCTGTGAATGCCATCGGCGTGTCCAAACCCAGCGAGCCATCCAAAGCCTTTGTGCCCCTGG cTGTGACCAGCGAGCCCACCATGCTGGTGGTGGATGATGTCACAGACACCACGGTGACCATGAAGTGGCGTCCCCCAGACACCATTGGAGCTGCAGGCTTAGACGGCTACCTGGTGGAGTATTGCATCGAAGGAA CTGATGACTGGAGAGTAACCAATAAGGAGCTGACAGAGAAGACTAAGTACACCATCACTGGTCTCCCTCCAGAGGCTAAGATCCTGGTAAGGGTAAGGGCCATCAATGCTGCCGGCGCCAGCACTCCCAGAACACTTCAGCACTCTATCCTGGTCAAAGAGGTCATCG AACCACCTAAGATCCGCATCCCCCGTCACTTGAAACAGACGTACACTCGTAAAGTCGGAGAAGCCGTCAATCTCGTTATTCCATTCATG GGAAAGCCCAGGCCAAAGGTGAGCTGGCTGAAGGAGGGTCAGACGGTGGACCCCACGCAGGTCACTATCCGCAACACAGACTGTGACAGCATCATCTTCATCCGCAAAGCAGAGAGGAAGCACTCTGGGAAGTACGATAtgaaggtggaggtggagaacCACGTGGACACGGCCATCGTAGACATCCAGATAGTAG ACCTCCCAGGGCCTCCACAGTGTGTGAAGATAGATGAGGTCTGGGGGGGGAACGTGGCTCTGGACTGGACCCCTCCAAAGGACAATGGCAACGCCGCCATTACAGGCTACACCATCCAGAAAGCAGACAAGAAGACCATG GAGTGGTACACGTGTATTGAGCACTACCACCGCACCTGCATCACCATCACCGAGCTGGTGGTGGGGAATGAGTACTACTTCAGAATCTACTCTGAGAACATGGTGGGTCTGAGCGAGGGTGCCACCCAGACCAAGGACAGCGCCCTCATTGTTAAAGAAG GCATGCAACTGAAGAACCCCGAGTACATCGACCACGACTTCAAAGAGCCTCCCAAGTTCACCCAGCCCCTCATCAACACCTTTGCCATCGCTGGTTACAATGCCACCCTCAACTGCAGCGTCCGTGCCAACCCACGG CCCAAAGTGATTTGGATGAAGAATAAGATAGCCATCATTGACGACCCGCGCTACCGCATGTTTAGCAACCAAGGGGTCTGCACCCTGGAGATCCGGAAACCCAGTCCCTACGACGGGGGCATGTACTCCTGCAAGGCCATTAATGACCTGGGTGATGCACTAGTGGAGTGTAAGCTGGAGGTTAAAG gGGGCTTTACCTTCTCTGAGCTCATGCAGCGTGGAGTGCCTTTACACCTGATCGATAAGTACATGAGCGAGACCAAGgccgtggagcagccagagaagtAG